A genomic window from Solanum dulcamara chromosome 11, daSolDulc1.2, whole genome shotgun sequence includes:
- the LOC129874166 gene encoding plant-specific TFIIB-related protein 1, with the protein MRCPYCSAVQGRCNSSTSGRPITECTSCGRVVEERLTQSHHLFHTRAQDSPLCLATSDLPTPPISATNDDEDPFEPTGFITAFSTWSLEPYPVFAQSSISFAGHLAELERVLETTSSSSSASSSSVVVENLRAYLQIIDVASILRLDYDISDHAFQLFRDCSSATCLRNRSVEALATAALVHAIREAQEPRTLQEISVAANLPQKEIGKYIKILGEALQLSQPINSNSISVHMPRFCTLLQLNKSAQELATHIGEVIINKCFCTRRNPISISAAAIYLACQLEDKRKTQAEICKVTGLTEVTLRKVYKELLENWDDLLPSSYKPVVPPEKAFPSAIIDTGRSSTPRVDIVEGTSAERDKPVKPVDSLDVSSQIRGKEDSHSKDNINTTQISWPPPFWKPQAPAEGGVKTATEKSQNATQEMEIDL; encoded by the exons ATGCGGTGTCCGTACTGCTCGGCGGTGCAAGGGCGGTGCAACAGCAGTACCAGCGGCAGACCGATAACAGAGTGCACATCCTGCGGCCGTGTAGTGGAGGAGCGATTGACCCAATCTCACCATCTTTTTCATACCCGTGCACAAGATTCTCCTCTGTGCCTGGCCACTTCCGATCTCCCCACTCCTCCCATCTCCGCCACTAACGACGATGAAGACCCATTTGAACCCACTGGTTTCATCACCGCTTTCTCTACTTGGTCTCTCGAACCCTACCCAGTATTTGCCCAATCCTCCATTTCCTTCGCCGGCCATCTTGCAGAGCTCGAGCGGGTCCTCGAAACGACGTCGTCTTCCTCCAGTGCGTCATCTTCCTCTGTCGTGGTGGAGAATCTCCGGGCTTATTTGCAGATTATTGATGTGGCTTCCATTTTGCGACTGGATTATGATATATCGGACCACGCTTTTCAGCTCTTCAGGGATTGTTCTTCGGCAACTTGCTTAAGGAATCGGAGTGTTGAAGCGCTTGCTACTGCTGCTCTTGTACACGCTATCAGAGAAGCCCAAGAGCCAAGAACTCTCCAG GAAATATCAGTTGCAGCCAATTTACCTCAGAAGGAAATCGGGAAGTACATAAAGATTCTTGGAGAAGCATTACAACTCAGTCAACCTATCAATAGTAATTCTATATCAGTCCATATGCCAAGGTTTTGTACACTTCTTCAGCTGAATAAATCTGCTCAG GAGCTGGCGACTCACATTGGTGAAGTAATCATCAATAAATGCTTTTGCACGCGAAGGAATCCAATTAGTATCTCTGCTGCTGCTATATATTTGGCATGTCAACTGGAAGACAAGCGGAAGACCCAGGCTGAAATATGTAAGGTGACTGGACTCACCGAGGTTACTCTTCGTAAGGTGTACAAGGAGCTTTTGGAGAACTGGGATGATCTCCTACCATCAAGTTATAAACCAGTTGTTCCACCAGAGAAGGCTTTTCCTTCAGCTATCATTGATACAGGCCGTTCATCAACACCTAGAGTTGATATAGTTGAGGGAACTTCGGCTGAGAGGGATAAGCCTGTTAAACCAGTCGACTCATTAGATGTATCTTCTCAGATCAGAGGCAAGGAGGATTCCCATAGCAAAGATAATATTAATACAACTCAAATATCTTGGCCACCACCATTTTGGAAGCCTCAAGCTCCTGCTGAAGGTGGTGTTAAAACAGCTACAGAGAAGAGTCAGAATGCTACTCAAGAAATGGAGATTGATTTATGA
- the LOC129875180 gene encoding uncharacterized protein LOC129875180 → MKDEDALPISTPTAPSSSFTTSKKETSYSTIFGRGRYKFWAFAAILLLAFWSMLTGTVTLRWSAGNLNAISDDIDIPLPEDLDVLEMEEREKLVKHMWDVYTNSRGIKLLKFWQEAFEAAYEELTSDVPGVPEDALSEIAKMSVRYIPIESPTLHSSGIRDLSLRQMKREQTTATGRKL, encoded by the exons ATGAAGGATGAAGATGCTCTTCCAATATCAACGCCGACGGCACCTTCATCGTCGTTCACAACTTCTAAGAAGGAAACTTCCTATTCCACCATTTTCGGTAGAGGTCGTTACAAGTTTTGGGCTTTTGCCGCTATCTTATTGTTAGCTTTCTGGTCTATGCTCACCGGAACTGTTACTCTCCGCTGGTCCGCCGGTAACCTCAACGCCATCTCCGATGACATCGACATTCCCCTCCCCGAAGATCTCGACGTTCTC GAAATGGAAGAAAGGGAGAAGTTAGTGAAGCATATGTGGGATGTATACACAAACAGCCGTGGGATCAAATTGCTAAAGTTTTGGCAGGAAGCATTTGAGGCTGCCTACGAGGAGTTAACCAGTGACGTTCCTGGAGTCCCCGAGGATGCCCTTTCTGAGATCGCTAAGATGTCTGTACGCTACATTCCTATTGAATCACCAACTCTTCATTCATCG GGAATTCGTGACTTAAGTCTAAGGCAAATGAAGAGGGAGCAAACAACTGCAACAGGGAGAAAGTTATGA
- the LOC129875229 gene encoding uncharacterized protein LOC129875229 has protein sequence MRILCPNVDKEDGLETVLEVPIPDEMFKSMGSNAALRWQNMATWMKAQTSDKWSSPIVAARYNELSFLLYMVGSPLIPFQIQLGQSVNRPVKHSSIEASTAKYILQQYIAATGGQPALNAVNSMCVIGHVKITASDFHQGDQSVKVRKSDENGGFVLWQKNPDLWCLELLISGCKVISGSNGKISWRQSSNQIRPISKGPPRPLRRFLQGLDPRSIANLFANAVCIGEKIINDEDCFILKLDTNQSALEAQSGSNYEILHHTIWGYFSQRSGLMVKFEDSRLLTVKTSRDDEGVFWETSTESVMEDYKHVDGVNVAHSGKTFVTVFRYGEHSANHKRQLEERWKIEEVDFNVGRLTTDFFMPPSDFDKERSRV, from the exons ATGAGGATACTTTGTCCAAATGTTGATAAAGAAGATGGGTTGGAGACAGTGTTGGAGGTGCCAATTCCAGAtgaaatgttcaaaagcatggGGAGTAATGCAGCACTTAGATGGCAAAATATGGCAACATGGATGAAAGCTCAAACATCTGATAAATGGTCTTCTCCTATTGTTGCTGCTCGTTATAATGAACTTAGTTTTCTCCTTTATATGGTGGGATCTCCTCTTATACCTTTCCAAATCCAATTGGGCCAATCCGTTAATCGTCCTGTCAAACATTCTTCCATC GAAGCGTCAACAGCAAAATACATTTTGCAACAATACATAGCAGCAACAGGGGGGCAACCAGCGTTAAATGCAGTGAATAGCATGTGTGTAATTGGGCATGTTAAAATTACTGCGTCTGATTTCCATCAAGGTGATCAAAGTGTGAAGGTGAGAAAGAGTGACGAAAATGGAGGCTTTGTGCTTTGGCAAAAGAATCCCGACCTTTGGTGCTTAGAATTGCTGATCTCTGGATGCAAAGTCATTTCTGGTAGTAATGGCAAAATCTCATGGAGACAATCTTCTAATCAAATTAGGCCTATCTCCAAGGGTCCTCCTAGACCTCTCCGCCGCTTTCTGCAG GGATTAGATCCTCGGTCTATAGCAAACTTGTTTGCGAATGCAGTCTGCATAGGAGAGAAGATAATAAACGACGAGGACtgtttcatcctcaaactagaCACCAATCAATCAGCATTGGAGGCACAAAGTGGTTCAAATTATGAAATACTTCATCACACAATCTGGGGATACTTCAGCCAAAGATCGGGGCTAATGGTCAAGTTTGAGGATTCCAGGCTGCTAACAGTTAAGACCAGCAGGGACGATGAGGGCGTCTTCTGGGAGACGAGCACAGAATCTGTTATGGAGGACTATAAGCATGTTGACGGAGTTAATGTAGCGCATAGTGGCAAGACTTTTGTAACAGTTTTCAGATATGGAGAGCACTCTGCAAACCACAAGAGGCAGCTGGAGGAAAGATGGAAAATTGAAGAGGTAGATTTTAATGTTGGAAGATTGACAACTGATTTCTTCATGCCTCCTTCAGACTTCGATAAAGAACGTTCTCGTGTCTAG
- the LOC129873509 gene encoding transcription repressor OFP7-like encodes MKKIERKRMGKNFKLRFSRVIASFNSCRSKDPSSLPQNPNFFPHTNNKLVSPNFPLINQNPRNYVPESMMISVGCGFNSRCSQDQFKWKKEEKFHVVSSSFFSEEEEEEEEINLALRPPTTPPQFSNFEKKKKKRGVKKTKTKGRTNRISTSSAEEYSGILSGTDQTLDNYNEDEETETLVSSSRSCFDFSTDDSSTDFNPHLETICETTTMRRRHKRNTTTKKKLKHSRPSFSSSKGRRSSVSTSSDSELPARLSVFKKLIPCSVDGKVKESFAIVKKSQDPYEDFKRSMMEMILEKEMFEKNELEQLLQCFLSLNGKHYHGVIVEAFSDIWETLFLGNNDRVRRMSIHDPHPPIVGRRTTSL; translated from the exons ATGAAAaagatagagagaaaaagaatGGGAAAAAATTTCAAGCTTCGGTTCTCCAGGGTTATTGCTTCCTTCAATTCCTGCCGTTCCAAAGACCCTTCTTCTCTTCCCCAAAATCCTAATTTCTTCCCACATACTAATAATAAGCTCGTCTCCCCCAATTTCCCTCTTATTAATCAAAATCCTCGAAATTACGTGCCGGAATCCATGATGATCTCCGTTGGCTGTGGGTTTAATTCACGCTGTTCACAAGATCAATTCAAAtggaagaaagaagagaagtttCACGTGGTTTCCAGTTCCTTCTTCtctgaagaagaagaggaggaggaggagatcAATTTGGCCTTACGACCCCCTACTACTCCTCCGCAATTCAGTAAttttgagaagaagaagaagaaacggGGAGTTAAAAAGACGAAAACAAAGGGAAGAACGAACAGAATAAGCACCTCCTCTGCTGAGGAGTACAGCGGGATTTTAAGCGGTACTGATCAAACTTTGGATAATTATAACGAAGATGAGGAAACTGAAACTTTAGTTTCATCTTCTAGAAGCTGCTTCGATTTCTCAACAGATGACTCATCTACTGATTTCAACCCTCACTTGGAAACCATATGTGAGACCACTACAATGAGGCGTCGTCACAAAAGGAACACCACCACAAAGAAGAAACTCAAGCATTCCAGACCAAGTTTCTCCTCTTCAAAAG GTAGAAGATCATCAGTTTCTACGTCATCGGACAGTGAGTTACCAGCGAGGTTATCGGTGTTTAAGAAGCTGATACCATGTAGCGTGGATGGGAAAGTGAAGGAGAGCTTCGCGATCGTGAAGAAATCGCAGGACCCATACGAAGATTTCAAGAGGTCAATGATGGAAATGATTTTGGAGAAGGAAATGTTTGAGAAGAATGAGCTTGAACAGCTTTTACAATGCTTTCTGTCGTTGAACGGAAAGCATTATCATGGAGTGATCGTTGAGGCTTTCTCCGATATTTGGGAGACTTTGTTTTTAGGTAATAATGATAGAGTAAGGAGGATGTCAATTCATGATCCCCACCCACCTATTGTAGGCAGAAGAACAACGTCCCTTTGA
- the LOC129873166 gene encoding uncharacterized protein LOC129873166 — protein sequence MSSVKPFATAAGALRARVSSGLRTRGGHGPNPFTTSGHQDRPNGYLFNRVPPPPGQSRKWEDWELPCYITSFFTIVILGVGLNAKPDLTLETWAHQEALKRLELESADAE from the coding sequence ATGTCGTCCGTGAAACCCTTCGCGACCGCCGCCGGCGCGTTACGAGCACGTGTTAGTTCGGGCCTCCGAACCAGAGGAGGACACGGGCCGAACCCATTTACTACTTCGGGCCACCAAGATCGGCCCAACGGATACCTCTTCAACCGTGTTCCACCACCGCCTGGACAGTCCCGGAAATGGGAGGATTGGGAACTTCCTTGCTACATCACAAGCTTTTTCACCATCGTCATCCTCGGTGTAGGCCTCAACGCCAAGCCCGATCTCACCCTTGAAACTTGGGCCCACCAAGAAGCCCTAAAACGCCTCGAACTTGAATCCGCTGATGCGGAATAA
- the LOC129873894 gene encoding outer envelope pore protein 24, chloroplastic-like: protein MISTTLRGRYEGGVREAVTTVTVHGGAVKFNGNVTEATFVNGSSLEGLSFSLENPGSFLVDYDVHKRDVRFQFMNNVRVMKKPLNFTYTHWRGDNRTVVDGTLAIDSSNKLSANYGFDSGNCKLGYSYVHRGLTTLEPSYHFAKKSWDVAVSQRVDEDNVVKASYQSSSKVLGLEWSKNPSSSGGFKISASVNLAEESKFPTLSVDSRVHVEL from the exons ATGATAAGCACTACTCTCAGAGGGCGTTATGAAGGCGGCGTAAGGGAGGCCGTTACCACCGTCACCGTTCACGGAGGCGCCGTCAAATTTAATGGTAACGTGACTGAGGCCACCTTCGTCAATGGCTCCTCCTTAGAAGGTCTTTCTTTCTCCCTAGAGAATCCTGGCTCTTTCCTTGTCGACTATGACGTCCACAAACGG GATGTGCGTTTTCAATTTATGAATAATGTGAGGGTTATGAAGAAGCCTTTGAACTTTACCTATACTCATTGGAGGGGAGACAACAGAACTGTAGTGGATGGGACACTTGCGATTGACTCGTCTAACAAGTTATCAGCCAATTATGGGTTTGATTCTGGTAACTGCAAGTTAGGGTATAGTTATGTGCATAGAGGCTTGACTACTTTGGAGCCAAGCTATCATTTTGCCAAAAAATCGTGGGATGTTGCTGTTTCACAGCGGGTGGACGAAGACAATGTGGTCAAGGCTTCGTATCAAAGTTCAAGCAAGGTGTTGGGGCTGGAATGGTCTAAGAATCCAAGTTCAAGTGGAGGATTTAAG ATCTCTGCGTCTGTGAATTTGGCAGAAGAATCAAAGTTTCCAACATTAAGTGTTGATAGTAGGGTGCATGTTGAACTGTAG